Genomic segment of Anopheles darlingi chromosome X, idAnoDarlMG_H_01, whole genome shotgun sequence:
ATCCTCCGGCacaggggaggaggaggaagaggagccaGAATTTGGCAACGAGTTATTTTTGCTATTGATGCGTCGAGCGCCCCGAAAGCGTTTCGATTTATCATCCAACCGTGGTTTGGAATATCCGCTGCTTGCGCTGTACTGTAATCAGTTCTCGCTTGTAGCTTCCCTGCTTCATCAGCCTTGTGCCTTTTGATGTTTGGTTCCGTTAcctttctttatttctttctgtTACGTAAGTGATTTTTACTCAATTACGCTGAGTTCCATAGACAGGGCACTAAAGATGGATAGTTACCttttgattccttttttgggCCTTGCTGTTTCTTTCTGTTATTTCTGtcctgtttccatttatgtatgcgcgtgtgtggtagagtgtgtgtgttttttttcgtttaacaaactagatggaatactaGAGCATGAACCTAAGGAAGGCcctcaggaacagtgtgggactcccacccactaaaacactagcttggtttcccgttaccaCCCTACTACTGTgtgcctctttcgagatgactcgcaGCAAGGATGGCAGTGCCAAAGCACTTAAACCACGAAAACACAGGTCTGAAGCGACGATTTTTTTGGAGTAACGTTGTTCAACCCACTTTACATACTCGTTACTCCTAAAAACATTCCTCCCAAATCTATACGGACCGTGCCTAAGCCCCTAAAAGGTAGTGCCTAAGCACATGCTTTTTTTCCACGCCACAGTGGATCTTATGGTTGGCGCGGGTCGCCGAATAGCCCACGGGGATGTCCGAGGAACATCCGCTTGTTTCCCTTTTAGCCCTGCACTTGCTGCTGGTCCCTGCCAGCAGCCTGAGAGCGCTGGAATTCCCACCATTCCACGCGTAGCCTCTCCATTATGCGGCCAACACAGTTGCTGGCGGTGTTGAAAGCCTCCCTGCTCTCACACATTCGCTGGATCACGATTTCGATCCATACCCCTCCTCCTAGTCCATCGTCCATCTCTGCCCTAACGTCCTCAAACCTTGGGCAAACGAACAGGACATGCTCCGGGGACTCAACGACGCCGACACAGGTCGGGCAGTCCGGCGACGCCGCACGCTGAATATGGTGAAAGTACTTCCTGAAACACCCATGTCCTGATAGGAACTGGACGAGAAAGGGGTTGATTTCACCGTGCCTACGAGGCAGCCATCTCTTGAGATTGGGAATTACACGATACGTCCATCAGCCGTACCGGTTGTTTTCCCATTCTCGCTGCCAACGCTGCAGCGACCTTCGTCTCGCCTCCGTTTGAATGCCCTCCACTACCAGCGTAGCGTTCCCCGCCCTCTTCGACGAGGATCATGCAGGTAATCACACTGATTGCCACCGAGGATACGGTTCGGAATTCTCCGGCAACCCTAATCCCAGTAAACGGTTTAACGGCGACCAGATTACGCCCCGACAGAACCTCTGCCCATGCAGGACCCGCGTAACGCAATACGGAAGTGACTACGGTGGCTAGTAGCCTGATGCCGCCCGTTCCACGCATGATGGCCGAAAGAGCGTTAAGGGCCCTCCGCGCCTTAGGGGTAGCATGATCAACGTGGTTTCCGAAGGTAAGCCTGTGATATACCATCACCCCGAGGTACCTGATCGCCTGCTGAGACCGAACCACTATATCATCGATGTCAATCGATATCTCTTGGCCGCTAACAAGCTTTAAATGTTGTAGTGTGTACTATGTAACCTCATACGAATAAACGGGCGAAGGCTGAATATTTCCTTTTATTCCTGAAACAACCTAGAAccgtccccccacccctcttccACTGTGTCGCTGTCATTTGTATTTGTAATAGAAGTAACCGTTACGGCACTCTGTTTAcggattttgtttcttttttattaatcATAGCTATAAGTTCGTGCGTATTGGTAGGAGTACTAAAATAGTTTATAATCATGAATATATGCGTTTACGTGTATTACAATAATATTATTGTTACTTTTTCCTTTATAATTTACCTCCATAACCATATGACTCCTCCACGGCTATGGCCACCCACATCGATTCGCCGTACCAAAGTTGTTTGATCGTTCtgtattctctctctctctctctctctctctctctctctctctcacacacacacacacacacacacacacatacacactcatacaTACACTCTTGCTATGTCCgtctcactctctttcactGCTAGCGCTTTCTTTATGATTTTATTGGCGCATCCCAACCAATGGTTTATCagatatttttaaacattttctgtagtttttggggttttccatttttttaaattattctcTTCTTTCTATCCTTTATCTCAAGCTGTTGTTCATATCACAAAACCATGCAGTTCGATTTAAGTGCCGTTTGTGGTGGCCATTATGATCACCAGTGCGCACCCGCCATCGATAGCCATGTTCTTCGCTAAATCCCTATAATTCTATCGGTTTCACTTCATCTATCTCCCATTCTCAGCTCTGTTACTACTATTCCGTTGTCCTTAGTGAAGCGCATTTTGCTCACGTACCTGGCAGTCAAATTTTTGCTACGATCACCAGATCTACACTAATCGTTACATGTGTGTTTAGTAACTATGTTTCTGACTtaacgctactgctgctgcttttccatTATCCATCCTAAACTATCTACTCTCGCTAGTATGCTCGCTGTACACCGAAGTTGTGTTTCCGCGCAATTCTTGTCGCGATTATTCATGTTGCATCAGCGCCATACATATAACAGCCAGCTTATTTCACCTTACGAAAATGGAAGGCCGACCACTAAAACTATTAGAGGATGCAAGGCGATtaaggtggaggaggggtggggaccAGAATAATCTGTGGaatcaacatacacacacatacacgcacaccaatTAGAACTCACGTTCCAAACGTATTGCTCCAACTGTAAGCGATGAAGTATCGAGCCCGTAAAACCCGCCTCATCCGGTTTAAAAGCGCTCGCCGATGCGTTTAGCAGACGACTACCACACTTTTTCCCACACGTGCTTTTCTCATTCGCTTCCAACCTGTTTTTTCAGTTCGTCATTTGGATTGTCTGTTTTCGCCGGTCTCCACTTTGCGGCAGAAGGCAGGTGATCGCCAAGTCGTGGTGGCTAAACACTTAGCACAGGTAAATTATGTTACTGGATACACTACATCTGTATGTCTGATGTCTCATTCAACCGACTACTAGTAGCACGGGCTTTCCTGCTGCATTATCCCTAAGCAATTATTGCACTAACAGACCGCTATCGGTACGTTTGTTGTAATTCCTAGTATCGCTATTGCACTCATGTGCTCGAGTTCTAGAGGCGTTCAAACAAACCATAACCGCTCAAACGCTATAGTTACAACGATAGCATTTCGAGGCGACCATTTTGCTTATGAGAAagacacacctacacacaaacacacacaaacgcgagcgcgcacgcacacacgcacacatatacatacataaaAATACACATTTACAGAGACGCAAACACGTAAGGCTTGAATGCCTTGAAAACGTCCATTCTTTCGCCGCCCTTCCTATCATCCTttctttaaaatataatgTGCCCTCTTATAAAAGTTTGCCTGCGCAAGCCACACACGGTGACTAAATTTAGCTGAATCATTAAAAACGAAATTAAGAGTGGTGAGGCTGAGAGTGGGGGTATACCACATGAAGCACCACCTATACAGCACGGCATCGAGGTGTGCGTGGATGTGTGTGCATTTTGAGTGTAAGTTTCATGGAACTACGTAAGCTGGAATATGCCGAGAAATGCTTTCCTTCCATCTTTCCCAGATCTTGCTTTATTCGATTCCACCTTGAACTACTATATCCGACCAACAGAAATACAATGGTTACACCATGCACTTTTGCGAGAtaatggagggggggggtggggggcttaGAGGAAGGGCATGGTTGTGTAGTGTACGATAATGGTATGTGTGCTAGTGCCGTCAGATGGAAGGTCATTAAGCCATTACAATTAGCGCTTGACAAGTGAGATCGATCATCGACTAGACCGACAAGGTCATAAGAGCCCTGGAATTCCTCCGTAATCAGTGAAAAGTGGCGACGCCGGGCTGGGCAGGAGTGCGCCAGATACTCTGGTAACGTGCATCTGGCATCGGTCTGCCATTGGCCTTCGTTAGCAAGATACGGCTTCGCATCTCTCCGTTCGGCATCGGATTCGCTATCGCAGACGGCGGTTCAATACCATCCTGCACCGATAGCTGCTGCTCACCAGCCTTGTCCTTGCTAGGTTGCAGAGTCATACCGTTCAAAAGGATCCTGCTGCCACTGTGCATTTTACCGTCCTCTTGGATCGATCCGCTCATGGTAGTAGCCTCCCTCGAACTAGTACcaccattttgcacatttCGTGAGACTATATCtcgttgatcatcatcatcgtcatctgaGATGATGATTGCATTTGTGCTCTCGCCCTGATGCGTAGCTAAGGAGGAATTATTAGACCTCACCTTTAACCCACCGTCAGTAGCCACTGCTCGTTGACCACCGTTGCGCCATGCATTCTGATGATACGGGTGTAGCAGCCCGACGTAGGGTCGTAgcactggatgctgctgccggatcaACCGCAAAAATATCTGCTCGATCATATCATCTtgcgctgccgttgctgcatCAGCCGGACTGCAAGCCAAGTTTGTTGGCTGTGTTCCAACTTGCACGATACCTAGAATACTACACAAATTGTTACTGATACATGCAGTATCCGTTAGTGTTCCACCGTTTTGCCAAACCGATTGATATGCCGGTTGCAGCAAGTGGATGTACGGTACCAGCacaggatgctgctgatgaaccAGTGTCACCAAGATTCGACCAATGATGTCTTCAGGCAACGTCGAACGCATTTTGGGTCGCATCTGCAAGGGTACTACCGACTCGGACCGGGAGGAGTGCCTAATGCTTTTCGGAACATTGTCATGGTTTAGCATGCGGCTGGGCGCAACGACAGACACTTCCATCGAAGGAGAGTGCCCATTTCGCTGGAAGGCTAAAGCTGGCTGCTTGGATCGATGCTGGAATTGAGTGAGGTAGGTGGAAATGTTATCCGCAACTGGGCTGTTCGTGCTAGCAtcaccgctgttgctgctgtttctcgTAGTGATCACATGTGGTTGCTTCTCCTGCGATCGATTATCATGAAGAACCGGCAAATTCCCGGCAAGGTTGGATGCAAATGATAGGCCTTGCTCTAACACTTGCCTAAGCCTGGCTGGTAACGGCCGTGTTGACGTCGTCGGTAGAGATGAAGGGTTAGAAACAGCCAGATTTAGCAGAGCACCACTGCCGGAGTGGATAGCGGCCTTCTCTGTCGCACAATTGGAAGAGCATCCAGCCGTATCACCAATGATTGGGGTCAACGAGCAGGACGACTCCGACTGGAGTGGTGAAGAGATTACCGGCGCAAGAACTCCATTAATACTGCTGCTAGGGTCACGACGATCAGTAACGTGACACACAATTACGCCAGGAGTATTGCAAATTAACGTTTCCGATCGGTTCTCCCTTTCCTGGCTAGTCCCCAAGGCACCAGAGTTAGGGACTATAGctttatcatcaccatcgtgcaCCAACGTATTGTGGTGATCCAATTTCATCTTCCATGCATGCACCAACTGTCTGGCCTCGTCGAGTGTGATCCGACGCTTGGATAATGTTCGCTTTGAGATGAATATCGCATTGCGGGAGGTGGAAACATGAGTGGATGAGACCATTGGGTCTAATCCTTGCGCTGGTATCATTACCGATAGCGGGTTAGCCTGGGTAGAAGCATTTCGTTCCACCGCTAAGTTGCTGTCAATCTGCGTCCCTGCATCATGATGATTCATCGTCAACGTTGACACGGAGGTAACCCCACAGCTTCGCCGCCTAACAGTACGCTGCTGGATACCCGCATCGTGCTTTGCGTTCGATGAAGcctgctgctcgttcgctcttgTTTGGACCTCACTTTCGCCACTATCGCTGTCACTTGATGCACTTGTCAGGATGTTACCGTGCGTGCTATGGCGCCTGCTACGACTCTTCCTAGGCCCGGGCTGACAATCATAAGTCTCATCTTGCTGCACTTTCTCTGTTCTAGCCTTGGCTACCACCGGAAGTAGAAGATCTGGCTGGACTTGGGTTGATTTGACCGTTACCACCCTTTCTCGTTTCACATGGGGCGTACTGAGACGTTTTGTTGAGGCAGTGTTCACACACCCGGCTGGAGGATCCATCGAAGGGCGCTGTAGGTGTGCTAATGGACTTGAACTGTTTTGGAATAAGGCCGCAAGGACTGGTTCTGGTTGACTTAGGTTACCATCACCCTGCGAAGGGGCTACAGTTTTATATTGTTGGTCCGTCGTGGACTGAAGCGCAGTTGGCCGTCGAGACGAAGCGGTGACAATGGATTGATTTGAATCATGGTGAGCTCcactttcgatttcatccTTTGCGCTCGCATTATTAGAACTGAGCGAAGTGAGCGAACTTGTGTTTGGGGTGGTATTGTAGTTCGGTGCTACGGTAGAAATAGTCGAGAGACCTCCGTTCTGGCAATCGCTAGTTGGACACAGTAGGAAACTGGCATGCGTGCTATGGCGCCGGCTTCGGCTCGATTTTGTCTCACTGATTTCAAGCTGCTGCGCCACAACAGTTGGCAAATCAGCTTTTTGTACCATCGCTTCAGCCGTCGGTGGTATGTCTcgggtgtgtgtttcgttgcgCAAAATTAAGCGTAACCGTTTTGCGGGTTGTGGTGGATTTGGCTGAGGCGGCGATACACTACCGACACGCCATTGCGGAGGAACCATCATAGGGCCAGATTGTAAACTAGAGGACGAACGCAAGCCGTTACGGAATAACGGTACGACACCCGGTTGATTATTGCCACTTTCCTTTGGAAGTGAAACAGGTGCAATTGTTTGATTGACAGCGCGACGCGTGTTCATAGACGAGGACGATAGGACAAACGCGGACTGATCGGTCTCATGGGCACCCGGCGGTCCATCGTCACTGTACGGCCACCCACCCTGGCTGTAGGCTGTGACAGAGGAAAGATTGGAGGAGCAAGACAGCTGACGGCGTCGCTCGCGCTTCTCCAGCTTTCGCAATCGGCGTGCTTCCTTTGATGCTTTGTGGCGCTTCGAGTGTTTTTGTGACATACGactgctgcagctactgctgtACGATGTTagatcctcctcgtcctccgcCAACTcatcttgctctctttcttcccttttttcatttccttcgatCACTACAGccttctgctgatgctgcacttgACCATTCTGCTCTGTCTTCTGTTCATCAAGTTGCAGTTGCCGCTTTTTTCGTGGCCGACTACGTCTCTCACAagcctgctcctcctccgaaTCACTATCAAACTCTCGACCGATGCCCTCTGTGCGTAAGATTTCATATTCGCGTGGGAAGCTACAGGCATTCGTCCCATTGTTTTCGCCCAGACTTTGCCCGGATTCAATGATTTCATCGATCACCGGGCTCCGTTTCATTCGCAGCGTCAATTTCACACGTCGCTCCGGTGTACTGAGCACCGAATCCGTCACAGTCGGCCACTGCTGCTTTGGTTGCTGCGGGGACGGAAAGCTGCTACCGGGCGGTTGCGATGGTATGGATGACGCCAACTCGATTACGGTATGCTGCTGTACTGACGGTGATTGTTGCGATTGCCGCAGATAGTAGCTGCCCTCAAAGTTCTCAGGTGAATATTTTGCCACGTGCAATTGCTTATGAGCAGTGCCAGGGAATCGGGTGGTAGCTAGCTTACGGTCCTTTTGAGGATCGCCCACTCGGGAGGAAAGATTTTTTAGGTCTCCTTTTGTATTACTATCGCTACTAGATGTGACCGTATGGTTTCTCGCTGAACGGATAATTTCAGACAAGCACaaatcgtcctcatcatcatcggcatcaccaTCGTTGTTCTCCTGCTGTTCTTCGTTGTCATCGTTCCATCTGCTGGCGAGGTTTGCTCGCGCACTGTTTTGCATCTCATTTCGCTTAACAGTCCCCTCAGTGTGGCTGGCAGTGGTCACAGGACAGCCAGCGTCAGTTACAGTGTCGGCGGTCTTGCGCTGCCGTGGTTTTGCAAAATGGCGCTCGGAACTCATCACAACCGCTGCACTAGTGGTCGACGTCTGGCATGCCCTCTTCTTATGCTTCCGCATCCAGTCGTCTTCAatcggatgatgatcattttTACTCTCCTTCTCCGCCGCTCTCCTCCCAACCCCATTATCTTCATCGTCGACGTTGCGTTTATGGAGATGCTGTTTTCGTCGGTTACCGCGATTAGAACTGTGGTTTGCCATTGTTATGGCAGCTGAAGAGGCAACGCCGTCGTTTTCTTCACCCCCGCCAACCAAACCGGACGATGCCAAGGACTTTCTGCGTGACATTCGGCGTGTTACGATGCGGCTACCCAAATTGGATACGATAGCAACCGATATTGGTGGCatcggtgctgttgctgtcaagGTCGTCGCTGCATCGCGAACATCATGTTCACCACCATCTGTGGCCGAAATTGCAGACGAATTCAGCAAACCCAGGCAACGTGACATCCGGCGGGTGACAATGCCATTGCTGGAAGCCGAGCTAGACGTTGCTGATTTCGGTTTAGGCCGCGACACCTTCTCTTCCGCCATGGTACCGTGATCAGCGGGCGTTGTCATCACTGAGACTCGCAGATCATTGCTGGCTCCTCCGCCGCTGCTACCACGGCTTCCGTAATCTTCCCGCTGGCGAAGCATACCTCGCGTTACGCGAGGACTGACATCATCCGGCACAATCGAGTCCGCCACCAGCGAGAGCGAACATTCGTCGGTTGAACGTTTTCGTTGGCGCCGCTGCTGACCTCTTTCGCGCAAACCACGCCTCTGTCCGATTTCGAGGCGCTTCGGCGAGTTGTATTGCTGCTGGTAGGCTAGTTTGTAGGCTGCCATGGCACGCTCGTCATCAAGGGCATCAAGGGCAAGCAGTTTGTCCAGCTGCGAGTAGGCGCCATCATAGTAGTCATAATCGTCGGCAATGATCGTTTCCACCGTAGCAGCGGATGGTAGTGCACAGCTTTTTCTTCGATCACGTATGCTTTCCTTCCTCTGCTTCAGCTGGCTCTCTTCGATAGCGTCGACAGCAAGGTTGGCATGCGTGCTATGGCGACGTGTTTTGTTGATTCGCTGCTCTGCGCTGTTTCGCATTAGATTCGCTTGCTGCTTAGTTGTCGTTGAAGACTTTGTGGACGTTTTACCTCGTGTGGCGCGTTTTAGTTGAGCGGCAGGGGTAGATCGCACCTCGGTAATCGCTGCGTTCTCGCGCAATTCATCATTCTTGAGCGAATCATTGACTAttgcgctggtgctgctgctagtgctactggtggtggtggtggtgctgctgttattgttgttggtattgttgCGAATATTGCTAATGGTTCCCCTTGCTCCAGGGCAATACGAAAGGGTTTGGTGGTGTTTCTGCTGGGCTAGCAACATTTCCGCATCATACTTGGTCATGCCCTTCTCGCGCAGTTCCTTCAATGTAAGTCCGAGCGATGGATCTCTACCGAGACCCGCCACCTTGCCCATCACCTCTCCGACGGCCGCTGCATTAACAACACTGCTATAGACGGTGCCACCAACCCCCATACCTTTGCTCTTCATGCGATTCAACCGATTGTCGGTTTCGCGCAATCGATAGCGCACCGTTGAGCCGATCGGTATTCCGTTCACTCCGACTCCACCAGTCGCAATGCTATCGATGGCATTCGGGAGTCGCAAGCCTGCTCCAGTGCCATCGTTCATAAGAGAGCTCACCGCACCATTTACAATCAGTGTTCGGTCTGCTTCAGTCCCGACACCGAAGAGACCTCTCGCGGCGAATGCTTCGGCTGCGCGCGCCATAAATGCACCGGTTCCGCGCCGTTCGCAGGTTTCACACTCGCAGTAACAGTTGTTGTCGCCAAAAAAGTCCTCGCCGTAGAAGCAGGTGATCTCTTCACCGGCCTCGATGTCACGCAATACCTCGATGCAGGCCGTATCGCGCCCAGTCGGCACAAACTTGCAATTGGCCCGACAATCATGGTTAATATACGCGGCCGGGCCGAGCCACAGCTGGGCACAGTTTTTGCGGCAACTGTACATGACCGAGAAGTCGTTGCGACCAGGATGGAGTAACATCGCTTCTTCGCGTTCACTAAGTTCGGCAATGCACCCGACCAGACACACGATCTTTTCGTGCCGCAACCATCGACGCGTCGAACATATTTTAGCTCCCTTCTGACCCTCCAGCGAGTACCGGTAGCACGGTTCAATCACGAATCCGGAATGCTGGTCGAACACACGCAGATACAGGTAGATCTGTAAAGGAAACCAGGAAGATTGGAACGTAGAATGGATCGACTGTAGGCGTTATAATTAGCAGACGCGCTTGCAACTTACGTGCGTTTCTAGCCGCTTTAGGGCTAGCTTGTTCTTGTTCAGCACCGAGCGAGGCATCCAGCTACCAGCGAGAAGCTGCTGATAGCATTTGCTATAGTTCTGTGTTCGGATGAACTCCTCGATAATCATCTTGATCTCGTCCTTGTCCGCCTTCAGTGGTCGGTACTTGAGACTCATTTTGTGCGTCTGAAATCCGAGAATCGTGTCGAGCACGAGGCCAGTGGCGAGATCATCGTTGTCCGAAAGCTCTTTCGGTGTCATTCCCGTACCGGGGGTAGCCAGTGCCAACCGTTGGCTGTTGCTACGTGTAGATCCGCCCGCCTGATGTCCACCGCTGCCGGCACTGTTGCCGCCAGAATTGCTGCCTCccccaccacctccgccaTGCCCTGACGATGACACGACCATCGCTCTAACTCCcttgctgccgccaccgcaggTACTCTCCACTGCTGATGGCGGGCTGGGGTTTCTATCGcaaccgtcgccgccgccaccaccaccgccagcagctccTGAGCCCGTTGCCTGCGCCGGGCCACCCACCCTGCCGCCACACTGACGGAATTTGCCGAACGGCAGACTTGCAGTAACAAAGACGGaacgcttccgcttccgcgaAATGTCCTCGTCTCCTTTTTCGCACCAATCGCGCCTGAGTTCGTCGGTCTCAGCCGGTTGGGCTTAGAACCCCCGTACTGCTGTACCTTCCGAAGAGAATCTACACTGTTCGCCGTCTTCGTTTGTACAGCTCGATACACGGTTCTTCCCTCTAGCAGCCCTCTATGGTTGGGTGGGACCAGATTGTGTGTACCGTACCTTCTTTAAGATTTTGCTGTACGCACATACACGCTACCTTAAAGTAGAATTGAATTGTCTATCGAATGGACAGTTCACacttgtacacacacacccacccacacacacacacacacacacacacacacacacacacacacacacgtacaccgagTTGAGATCTGATCGTTTATGTGCTACGTTCGGCTACACAACTGCTAGGTTGCTCGACACCAACAGTGTAACTTGTTGTTCATACCATTACTCATGCAGCATGCTGCCTGGAAAATGATGCTGCATGCTGTCTGGAAATGCATGCTGCCTggaaaatagagagagaaaacatgGCTTTAgtcaaacagaaaaagaagtaAAGGCAAACGCATATCAATGATACACGTATAAAGGGTCCCGAAAGAATTCCAATACAAAGCGGGGGTACAGAAAGAAACACAACTCCACGATGCGAACAAAACTCACGAACCTTTGTCATTTTCTATGCATTCCGAATTAACTttgcacacgcagcagcatttgcaaacaacacacacagacaggacAGAGTGAACGTACGTATTTACGGACGTACGCAGTTATTTTACTGCATA
This window contains:
- the LOC125948410 gene encoding uncharacterized protein LOC125948410, coding for MVVSSSGHGGGGGGGSNSGGNSAGSGGHQAGGSTRSNSQRLALATPGTGMTPKELSDNDDLATGLVLDTILGFQTHKMSLKYRPLKADKDEIKMIIEEFIRTQNYSKCYQQLLAGSWMPRSVLNKNKLALKRLETHIYLYLRVFDQHSGFVIEPCYRYSLEGQKGAKICSTRRWLRHEKIVCLVGCIAELSEREEAMLLHPGRNDFSVMYSCRKNCAQLWLGPAAYINHDCRANCKFVPTGRDTACIEVLRDIEAGEEITCFYGEDFFGDNNCYCECETCERRGTGAFMARAAEAFAARGLFGVGTEADRTLIVNGAVSSLMNDGTGAGLRLPNAIDSIATGGVGVNGIPIGSTVRYRLRETDNRLNRMKSKGMGVGGTVYSSVVNAAAVGEVMGKVAGLGRDPSLGLTLKELREKGMTKYDAEMLLAQQKHHQTLSYCPGARGTISNIRNNTNNNNSSTTTTTSSTSSSTSAIVNDSLKNDELRENAAITEVRSTPAAQLKRATRGKTSTKSSTTTKQQANLMRNSAEQRINKTRRHSTHANLAVDAIEESQLKQRKESIRDRRKSCALPSAATVETIIADDYDYYDGAYSQLDKLLALDALDDERAMAAYKLAYQQQYNSPKRLEIGQRRGLRERGQQRRQRKRSTDECSLSLVADSIVPDDVSPRVTRGMLRQREDYGSRGSSGGGASNDLRVSVMTTPADHGTMAEEKVSRPKPKSATSSSASSNGIVTRRMSRCLGLLNSSAISATDGGEHDVRDAATTLTATAPMPPISVAIVSNLGSRIVTRRMSRRKSLASSGLVGGGEENDGVASSAAITMANHSSNRGNRRKQHLHKRNVDDEDNGVGRRAAEKESKNDHHPIEDDWMRKHKKRACQTSTTSAAVVMSSERHFAKPRQRKTADTVTDAGCPVTTASHTEGTVKRNEMQNSARANLASRWNDDNEEQQENNDGDADDDEDDLCLSEIIRSARNHTVTSSSDSNTKGDLKNLSSRVGDPQKDRKLATTRFPGTAHKQLHVAKYSPENFEGSYYLRQSQQSPSVQQHTVIELASSIPSQPPGSSFPSPQQPKQQWPTVTDSVLSTPERRVKLTLRMKRSPVIDEIIESGQSLGENNGTNACSFPREYEILRTEGIGREFDSDSEEEQACERRSRPRKKRQLQLDEQKTEQNGQVQHQQKAVVIEGNEKREEREQDELAEDEEDLTSYSSSCSSRMSQKHSKRHKASKEARRLRKLEKRERRRQLSCSSNLSSVTAYSQGGWPYSDDGPPGAHETDQSAFVLSSSSMNTRRAVNQTIAPVSLPKESGNNQPGVVPLFRNGLRSSSSLQSGPMMVPPQWRVGSVSPPQPNPPQPAKRLRLILRNETHTRDIPPTAEAMVQKADLPTVVAQQLEISETKSSRSRRHSTHASFLLCPTSDCQNGGLSTISTVAPNYNTTPNTSSLTSLSSNNASAKDEIESGAHHDSNQSIVTASSRRPTALQSTTDQQYKTVAPSQGDGNLSQPEPVLAALFQNSSSPLAHLQRPSMDPPAGCVNTASTKRLSTPHVKRERVVTVKSTQVQPDLLLPVVAKARTEKVQQDETYDCQPGPRKSRSRRHSTHGNILTSASSDSDSGESEVQTRANEQQASSNAKHDAGIQQRTVRRRSCGVTSVSTLTMNHHDAGTQIDSNLAVERNASTQANPLSVMIPAQGLDPMVSSTHVSTSRNAIFISKRTLSKRRITLDEARQLVHAWKMKLDHHNTLVHDGDDKAIVPNSGALGTSQERENRSETLICNTPGVIVCHVTDRRDPSSSINGVLAPVISSPLQSESSCSLTPIIGDTAGCSSNCATEKAAIHSGSGALLNLAVSNPSSLPTTSTRPLPARLRQVLEQGLSFASNLAGNLPVLHDNRSQEKQPHVITTRNSSNSGDASTNSPVADNISTYLTQFQHRSKQPALAFQRNGHSPSMEVSVVAPSRMLNHDNVPKSIRHSSRSESVVPLQMRPKMRSTLPEDIIGRILVTLVHQQHPVLVPYIHLLQPAYQSVWQNGGTLTDTACISNNLCSILGIVQVGTQPTNLACSPADAATAAQDDMIEQIFLRLIRQQHPVLRPYVGLLHPYHQNAWRNGGQRAVATDGGLKVRSNNSSLATHQGESTNAIIISDDDDDDQRDIVSRNVQNGGTSSREATTMSGSIQEDGKMHSGSRILLNGMTLQPSKDKAGEQQLSVQDGIEPPSAIANPMPNGEMRSRILLTKANGRPMPDARYQSIWRTPAQPGVATFH